Part of the Hypomesus transpacificus isolate Combined female unplaced genomic scaffold, fHypTra1 scaffold_156, whole genome shotgun sequence genome, GTCGATCTCTGGAGGGtctgagaacaggagaggacaggagaagggcAGGAGCTCTGAGACTGGGGCGTGCGAGGCACAGCACCGGGCATGTACACTGCCCCCTACAGGGCTTCTACATAACAACATGAAATGACCTTCCTGAGAAGAGGACCCTTCCGACCTTTCTGTGGTCATTATGGTGCAGCTCTCTGTCGTACCCACACACCTGCGATGGTGAGGACAGCCTCGCTCTCGGCCCCCTTGGCTCTGAAGGTGTACTTTCCCTGATGGGCGTCGCTTACGCCTGTGAAGAGCAGCTTGTGGACCGCCCCCTGCTTCACCACCTGCACCCCGCTCAGCTCAGACACCTGCAAGGaaccatgtgtgtttgtgtgtgtgtgggtgtgggtgtgtgtaaatatacaaGGAATACCCtattatattcattatcattATCTCACTTTGAGGAAGGGATTCTGATAGTAACGGACTTGTTCAGGTACATTGACTGTGTGCAGTGTCAATGGACAAGCGTTGATGGGATCACTGTACCTCTACTCCATCTCTCAGCCATACTCCATCCACCTTCTCATCATTCAGGaccacacacagctctgctggCGAGCCTGTTGGACACTGGGCATCTAACATGTCACTCTTCACTGTGGCAAAGCGCTCTGTCAAAACATATGTCCAACAGGGGTTCTTGAGCTTAATCAAATGAATCTTGAATGATAGTGGCTTTGACACCAGagtagtgatgatgatggtggtgatgatgatagcGATGATGAGGGTGACGAGGATGGTGATGAGGGTGgagatgatggtgatgaagatggtgatgaaggtaatgatggggatgatgatgatgatgaaggtaatgatggggatgatgatggtgatgatgatggtgatgaaggtaatgatggggatgatgatggtgatgaaggtaatgatggggatgatgatggtgatgatgatggtgatgaaggtaatgatggggatgatgatggtgatgaaggtaatgatggggatgatgatggtgatgatgatggtgatgaaggtaatgatggggatgatgatggtgatgatgatggtgatgaaggtaatgatggggatgatgatggggatgatgatggtgatgaaggtaatgatggggatgatgatggggatgatgatggtgatgaaggtaatgatggggatgatgatggtgatgaaggtaatgatggggatgatgatggtgatgatgatggtgatgaaggtaatgatggggatgatgatggtgatgatggtgatgaaggtaatgatggggatgatgatggtgatgaagataatgatggggatgatgatggtgatgatgatgatggtgatgatgatggtgatgatgacgatgatgatggtaATGATGGTCATAACAACAAGGAGTCTCACCGTCCACGGTCAGGTTAGCGGAGGTGACGTACTCGTGCTCGTCACTGTCCTGGGTGCAGACCACCGCGTACTCGCCTGTGTCCGCCAAGTCGCAGTCCTCCACGATGACCTCCGCCCTCTTCCCCTCGCGCATGAAGATGTAGCGCGGGTCGTTGGTGATGTCACGGCCGTCCTTCAGCCATCGCACGTGCACGTCTTTGGTGCTGATCTCGCACTCCAGGCGGGCCTTGCCCTTTTCTTTCACACGCACGTTCTTCAGAGGGCTCGAGAAGTTGATGGGGAGGCCTAGAACAGAATGGAAAAGAATATCATTGAAAGGGAGTGTTTCTGAGTCGACGTCTGTGGTGGTATTTGTGCGTAAGAGACAAGAGTTTAATGACGAACAACTGAATTAACGCCAGCCCAATTATTCTGAAAATCTATTCACATGGGAGAGGCTTGTCCTTGTGAAGATATTTACATGCTCCCGTTTGTCCTTCGGGCTAGTAAACATTGTGTTCTACAGGACTGTGATGAATAAGGGGCTGTAAGGAGGGATTTGACTGGATTAGGTTCACAGAGGCTCACAGACCCAAAGCTCGATGATGATGTGTCTTCACAGTGCAGCAGTGGATGGCTGCCATGACTCACAGAGGTTCTTCTGATCTCAGGGGTGAAACCAGCTCAACTGAACTAAATCCAgtacaaagacagacaggcagtcaggcagacagacaggcagagacaggccAACTTACGTTCTatgaagagaggagcagaggtagTGAGGTCTCCTATGTTCATGGTGTACTCTCCGGTGTCACTGGCTCTCACGTCCTTTATCTTCAGGGTGTAGGTCAGCCCGTCGTCAGACACAGACACGTCAAACTTCTCatccctcttcacctccttccCCTTCACCTGGAAGACACATGCAGCACCAAATGCCATACTAATTATCCTTAACCTCAGGCATGCATCAGAGTAAACTAAGTTATTCAAATGACAGACTTTTGATCTTATACTCTTTGCATTTGTTTACAGAGCGAGGCTTGAGTGTTTTCACACCTGCCTGTGACCCCAAATATTGGACACTGACTAAACATAATCTCGATCAGATAAACCTTCGTAAAGACGAATCCCCAGTGATGTGTAACTAGTCTGAGGCTGATGGGTCTAGCGTGTGGACCGACCTTCCAGACGAGGGGAACATCTGTCCTCTTTGACAGGCGAACCTCAAACACGGCTGTCTGGCGCTCTGTCACTCTCATTGGCTTCAGCTCCGACCCGAACCCCAAAGGCTCAtctgggagagaagaggggaggggggagaaacgaaggaggagaggaggagggcgagagaagagaggtgagtGAAGGGGATAGAGACAGCATCAGGGGAGCGggaagggagaagaagaagacgagAGAAATGaaatgaggaggatgagagacggggggggggggagaagaggggaagaaagggggagaaaaggaaaagacaaGGAGTGTCAGGGAAGAGAGAGCGGcgagagatgaaggagaaaaaaaagtgagagagcgagcgagagagataggaaaacagagcaggagggggggtgggcgggTTACGTGACTCCAGTCACTGATGACAGTGAGTCACAGTGTGGAAGGACTGCGATTGAAGCGACTTACCAACAACTGTGAGCCTGGCCGAGAGGGTCGTGTCTCCTACTTGCAGTGTGTAGGTGCCCATGTCATCAAGGCTAACTCTGGAGATGCACAGCGTGTGCTTGGTGCCCAGCTGCTTCACTTTGTATTTCCCCAGAGAGTACTGGATACGCAACAGCTCCGTGCCCTGAATCGCAAACAGTACACAATACGAACAAGAtctatctctgcctctctctttctctaactctcgtttctgtctgtctgtctgtctgtctgtctgtctgtctgtctgtctgtctgtctgtctgtctctctctctctctctctctctctctctctctctctctctctctctctctctctctctctttctatccatatatggatcccctcctccatagTTCGAGCTTTACCAAAAGCCAGCGCATCTTGGTGTTGGGGTCCTTGAGCTCCAGGATGGTTTCGAAGACCACGTTGGAGTCGACCTTGGCTGTGATATCCTCCAGGGGTTTCAGAACCCGCACCATCTGGACCCCAAGACATGAACGCAGAGTTTGTCCAGGTTCATCGCTAAAGTAGGAAGACTAAATCCCTGTTGCAGTTTGTGCAGCTGTATTCTATTCAGATTAGCTCTCCAATGTTCTACTTATTATATATTACTTAATAATAATTCAAATATTCAATTCGGTTTAACTCTATTGAACTCTGTTATATTGTATTCCATTCACTGTGACGTGTGTGAACaagcccacctccacctccactttcTTCTTCATCTCTTTGAGTTTTTTGAGGATGCCCCTGAAGTCGGTGAAGCCGTGTTCAGCACAGATCTTCTCATAGTCCTTCTTTTCGGCCCCAGACAGGATCTTCAGCATCTCCTCCTCCGTGGGGGGCTTCCTCCCCTCCCGACGGCCCACAGGAACACTCCTGCACCACAGGACAGCCTttcagacaggtgtgtgtgtgtgtgtgagtgtgtgtgtttggacttGAATAATACAGGATCAAAAGCATTTCCCCTGTCCCTTTGGGAACACTTTGAAACAATCCAAGTTTTTTAGATGTCTCTGTTTTGGATGTGTGTCTGGGCCATGTTGTTACATCAGTCAGAGTGTTTGttgtggtgtgtatttgagatgcTTTTCTTTCCGGAACAGTTTTCAAGTGGGAATGTAGGGCAGTGGAGGTGTGAGGGGCTGTCACCGTTTTTTAAGCATCTTTTTGAAGTCCATCGCTGGATCTAGAACAAAAGAAACAATGCTGTCAGTCAACTATGAGACATTATATATTTAGGTGGCTTCCTGGATGCAATCAACATCACATAGCTGGCTTTGCATGGCATTTGTCACAAACTTTTCAGAGACAACATTTTAGCACACAGTGATAGGCTTACTGTCTGTTACTATGAGGGAAATGGAGTAGATGGAATGTCCATGCTCGTTGGAGGCAATGCACTTGTAGACATCAGCATCATCCATGGCCAGGCTCTTGATCTAGTGACAGGCAGTCGGACATGAAAACAATATTGATTTCCATTGAACTGTTGCACATCTAGGCCACACACCAATAGCCTGCCTCTTCTCATTTCCTTCCCTTCCTGGATACATGTCTAGTAGTTAATGTCATTTAATGTAATACTCATTtggcaaacgcttttatccaaagaatgAGATCCTAAACTTCTATCGATGCATCCCTGTGCAGTTCACACATTGACCAGAGAAAGGCGCTGTTGCGCCAGGGATATCTTGTGAACGTGAAGTGCCACAACTTTTCAGCATCCCTCACCCAGAAAACAGATGGCAATGGGACCTGCATATGTCAGCCACCACAAGTTAATTACTTTATAATAGCTATTTAGGCTTCACTTAAGCTCCCGGCTGGGGTGAAAAACAACGCAAAATCCACCCCAGAATGTTGGAGATAAAAGGATCGGGTGTtcccctgttcctctcctccccggtCTTGTTTTCCTTGTGATGCATGAAGAACTGAGAGAGCTGACAGCCCTGAGAAGACTTGGTGGACCTTGGTTAATGGAGGCCTGTTAGGAATCACCGGCTTCTCTACGTGCTGTCAGCATCAGAGACACCTCGTTACAAGATGGATTGGTACCATTCATCTTGAGGTAAATGGGCAAGTTAAATGTAGCATGTACCAGAGCTGCTGGCGCTCCCTGCCATTTGTATTCATCAATAGCCTTATCACAGCTGGGCCTGGAGGACTCGCTCCAGAAGAGCAGCTAACAACCGCTTTCAACTCATCGGGAGAAGCATCCAAATGTGAGAACTAAGAAGACAAAACATGTCTGATGTCTAATGACAGATTAGGTGCTCTCCAAATGATCAGGTGTACTTGTTGGTTGTGGCTTGGCTAGCTTCCCATTTCGATTGGTTACAAAATGTTTTCTGAAAAAACACATGCTAAGTGTGGCTAGCTCACTTTCAGGACGTGCTGTTTGTTGATGCTATCGTAGAAGGTCTTGGTTCCCTCAGACAGTGGCTTTCCGCTGGCTCTCTCCCAAGTCACAGTGGGTGAGGGGGTCCCCGTCACCTTCACCTTGAAGGACACCTTGTCCCCTGATTGAAGAGTCAGAAAACACTGTGGGATTTCATCATTCCATCAACATAGAAAAACTAAGTTTCTACTGAATAATTTGCTCCTTATCTTTTGAACAACCAGGAAAACAGATGACCAATCATGTTATATTCTGTGTTTGCCAGGGTATTAAAGCAAATGTCAGGATATTATTATGCAAGTCTTCTTTAGTCCTGAATCTGGGACTAGCCCAAGGAGAAAGTGGCCTAAATTAAGACCAGagctctcctcatctctttaCTGTCAGATTCAGAAAGCTAGCAGATCAGTCTAGCAGAGAATACCAATGGCCAGTATAAGGTCActgtgctgctctgctctgtatTGTGACAGCTTGGATTCTGTTTTAAGAGTCTCTTAATCTATAATTCACAGGCGGAGCCAGCATAGATCAGCCTCCAGCACACCTCCAGTATGTAGAGCAGAGTGCAGTACTCAGCATGACCTCAGGTGGTCACACAGCACTCCTCGGAGGTCACAACTGCATACTACAGCTGAACACCACCGCTGCACATCACCGCTGCGCAATACAGCAGCACGTTCCAGCTGAACACTAAAATTGACCACTACTGCTGCATTCTCCAGTATGATTGGTTGGTAAGTGATGTTACCCTTCTGATTCATGGGGTTTTCTGATTCATGAATTGCCTGCCGAGAGTTGCTTTACACTCAACTCAAGTCTATACAAAATGGAAATACTAAATGTTTGGGGCATACATGTACTGACATGATGTGTTAAACTTGGATATACCCAAGTCCAACCAGACTGCAGCAGTAACGAGGTCTTAACAGTCATACTCCAGCCATTGTCATCAGCCATAAATCTATAGGCAAATTAGCAAACAGCATGCTCTGTCCTCAGACTTGGTTATCTAGATAATGTATTGACAGGGCTGTTGGATCAGGGTGTTATTTAAGATTGGGGGGTATGATTCTCACCCTCCTGGGCAGTGATGGGGCGTGGTCTCTCCTCGAAATCTGGGACAGACTCCCCCACTGGGACGTGAGGGGATTTCTGCAACTGGCTGAAGGACTCCACCACAGCCGAGGTCTTACGTTGCACCACAGAGTGCTCTGAGTGAATaaaacacacagtaacacattaacacacacacacacacacacaaacacagaccagaCAGACTTTTCAGCAGACTTTGGGCATTGCTCATAAACAGCAGTGTGAGCATGAAGTAATTTGTCCCAGCCCAGCACAGGACTAAACATTTGTTTTAAGACCTGAAAATACAGTCCTCCTGTAGCTGTTATTGAGAGATGAGTCAACTAAAGTTTTGGAGGACAAACTATAAATAATAAAGAGTACACAGTCATAGAGCAACTGGTTCATGGATGAAATGAGCCAGTTTGTAGGCTTCCTTACCCTCCACAGCCTTCGTCTGGGAGGTCTTGTGTGGCTTTGTGGAGCTCACACTGAATGaagccgaggaggaggagctggaggaggacatGCGCATCTCCATCAACTgctccatccccatccccatcagCTCTAGACCCTTCTCCATCCTCAtcttcacctccttctccatctccatcttcatctccttctccaACCTTCCCCCCATCCCGATTTTTGTCTCTATCCCCATCTCCAACCCTCCCTCAATCTCTGTTTTCATCTCGTTCTCCGTCTTCATCTCCAACCCTCCTTCAATCTCAGTTTTAATCTCGTTCTCCATCTTCATCTCCAACCCTCCTTCAATCTCTGTTTTCATCTCGTTCTCCATCTTCATCTCCAACCCTCCTTCAATCTCTGTTTTCATCTCGTTCTCCATATTCATCTTCAACCCTCCTTCAATCTCTGTTTTAATCTCGTTCTCCAGTTTCATCTCAAACCCTCCTTCAATCTCTGTTTTCATCTCGTTCTCCATTTTCATCTCcaaccctcccctcatctctgttttcatctctttctccatctccatcaTGTCCCAGCAGTCCTGGAGGACCTCTGCCGCCACGTGGTCCAGAGCAACCTACAGCAAAAACAAGTCTGGTGACGTCCGGGGTGTTGAATGGTTCCTAAACTATATGTCCGTCGTATGTAGTGTTAGAACAATGAGaggctgacagagagagatgcagagagatagACATAGAAAGATGAAGAAATAGATAAGAGGGAGATAGATGTTTTCATAATTGTATTTGGTAGATGATTATTCTTTGAATCTCTTGCAGTAGCGGTATACAGCTGTTCCCATTACAACAATAGGGAAGGAGATTGAGACACAACTGTTCCAGCAATTGAGCATGCTCCAGGCCCTGGACCTGCTCTGGTGTTAAAAGAGGTAATCGTCATTTAGCCAGATGCccctgtgtgtactgtgtgtgagtgtatgtgtgtgtgtgtaagagagagagagagagagagagagagagagagagagagagagagagagacacttacTAGGAACTTACGAGAAACTGCTAACCAAGCAGATTCACCACACCAGCCATTTCTTATTCAAAACAAACCCATTTCACTTACAAATTTCACAGTTTTACTTTCCAATCATACTAAAACAAAactgagtgagtgagacagagagagagagagagagagagagagagagagagagagagagagagagagagaaaagacagagagtctgtgtgtgtgagtgtacaatACCACCCTCCATTTCAGAAGTAATTGGGTTTGTGTTTTCAGAAGCACACTCCAAAGACAATTGAAATACACTTCCTTTCTTGGCTCACACATCctgctgtcctccctccctttgcTCTCTCATACCCATTCACCACAGACAACAAGGTCTTTGATTTGAAATAATACAGATTCAGTTCAAAAAGACAGCTCCAGACCTGCTTTGAGCGATAACGCCCTGTGTATCGAGGTGAGATGTGCTGTGCTCTCTATGTACGTCTCCACTCGACACTTTAAAGGTTCAATCTCCTTGTAGGCATGATGtatgatgtttgtgtgatgtttgtTGGTttgtatgtagtgtgtgtgggatgtgctGTACGTGTGgtatttgtgtggtgtgtgggtggtgagtgtgttatgtttgtgtgacgtgtgtgtggtgtgtgtgtgtatcaaggCTGAGTGAAAGCCTGAGAAGGCATCTTAAAACAGGGTTTCCTCTCCTAAGCAGATTGCATCTCTAAGAGTAAACCCCTTTCCCATAATTAAGCGGGGTGCTAAATGTCACTCACTGTGTCGGTTTTCAAACAATGAGGCACTTCTCACCCCTCTACTATGGAGGGGGGATCATGGAGtgcaaatctgtgtgtgtgtttgagtgtacgtttgagtgtgtgtgcttctgtgcaaGAGTGCCGGTTTATTTTGCACAtgggtgtactgtactgtactgcactgtgtatttatgtatgttcCAGTTATGTCTCCGAAGAGGTgaaataatacattttgctGCACTGTGTCGGCCCCATGGCAAACCAGGGGAAGGATGAAGGATTGGTGATTAGCGAAAGAGAAGTAAACAACATGTGTAGTTTGTTCCATGTCACACACATGCCTGGATTAATAACCTAATCAGTCCTGAGAGTGTTAGAGCTCCTCTAATGGAACCAACCAAAGCCTCTCCTTCTGCGAGCCAGACTGAACCCTTTGATGATGACTTCACAGCCAAAGTGAGTGCTGCATGGCACAAAACTGAGCACAGAGACAGGTGGAACTTTTACCTCCAGAGTGCTCGCGAGCAATAAATATcttgctctttctgtctcccactctttttctctcttaccctctccaTAATGCTCTCTCTCAAATACGGCAGAAAGTCAtaacagtgtttgtatttggcTCTGTCGtcctccttccctgtccctACTTTTTCTTCAAACTTGTACTCTCATATTTTACcatcatataaaaaaaaaatcttacctCAGTGAGAAGAAAGTGTGTTCTTTAGATCCACAGGCTCCAGGTGAAGGCTTCAGGCGTCTGTGGTTAATATCGCAAGGATCTGGCTTCTCTTTGGGATCTAAGGGGTCCCACTCGGGTGGACCTGAATGCTTTCCTCTATCTGGATGACCAGGAATCTGTGTTGCTCTGAACAAGCTATGGTTAGCAACTGCTGGCTCCCAGTACTGGACAAATAAGGCTTGGAGCTGGACTGATGGGACCTTGGGAAGACTGGGATGTGCAGGGCTGGGCTAATCTGGGTTTGTCTGGGCAAGGGTGTAAAGGGCAGTCTGGGCTAGGCAGGGATGGGGTGGGATGTGCTGGCCTTAGCTGGGTTAGACTAAGCAGGGCAAGGGCTGACCATGCGGTCATCTCCCCCAGGTCTGTCAAGACTCACTCTCCCTGGAGCCCCATCTCAGTTGAGGGAGCCCTCAGGGCCCCCTGATGGAGAAGATATTTTGGGAACACATGATGAAAGACCTCTCACAGTCTCTGTCGACTGCCGTAGACAAACTATTGATTATCTGAACTTGAATGCTAGCTGATATGATGGTGTTTTTAAGGATACTGTGTTACAGATGAAAAGTATTTGAAAGCAAACAATTCTGCTACATATATT contains:
- the LOC124488947 gene encoding immunoglobulin superfamily member 22-like isoform X2; its protein translation is MMEMENEMKTEIEGGFEMKLENEIKTEIEGGLKMNMENEMKTEIEGGLEMKMENEMKTEIEGGLEMKMENEIKTEIEGGLEMKTENEMKTEIEGGLEMGIETKIGMGGRLEKEMKMEMEKEVKMRMEKGLELMGMGMEQLMEMRMSSSSSSSSASFSVSSTKPHKTSQTKAVEEHSVVQRKTSAVVESFSQLQKSPHVPVGESVPDFEERPRPITAQEGDKVSFKVKVTGTPSPTVTWERASGKPLSEGTKTFYDSINKQHVLKIKSLAMDDADVYKCIASNEHGHSIYSISLIVTDNPAMDFKKMLKKRSVPVGRREGRKPPTEEEMLKILSGAEKKDYEKICAEHGFTDFRGILKKLKEMKKKVEVEMVRVLKPLEDITAKVDSNVVFETILELKDPNTKMRWLLGTELLRIQYSLGKYKVKQLGTKHTLCISRVSLDDMGTYTLQVGDTTLSARLTVVDEPLGFGSELKPMRVTERQTAVFEVRLSKRTDVPLVWKVKGKEVKRDEKFDVSVSDDGLTYTLKIKDVRASDTGEYTMNIGDLTTSAPLFIERLPINFSSPLKNVRVKEKGKARLECEISTKDVHVRWLKDGRDITNDPRYIFMREGKRAEVIVEDCDLADTGEYAVVCTQDSDEHEYVTSANLTVDERFATVKSDMLDAQCPTGSPAELCVVLNDEKVDGVWLRDGVEVSELSGVQVVKQGAVHKLLFTGVSDAHQGKYTFRAKGAESEAVLTIADPPEIDPALLELLGAQPVTVKAGQTATIKIPFRGRPPPKVTWYKDGLEMLEDERTKVERTADSTTLVLSRCEREDSGAIMVRLKSDCGTATANLHLNVLDRPKPPQGKVEFPERTGRCITMKWKAPKDNGGQQVSSFVVERRPAGKKSWVRVGEVESNATTFSDVKVEEGKAYQYRIRAANSQGLSDALETEDVYAGEPIEPPGMASQPQVCDVTKEAVTVSWCAPGQDGGAAVLGYVLERRKKGSNMWVPVNTEPLTDTKCVVDGLVEDVEYEFRVTSINRAGAGSPSTASNFVLAKDPLRAPGLVRDLAVSDSSNSSISLSWKPPELGDQPSGYILEVRPDDAKEWTKNTKIPIASTAYTVTGLQERMKYFFRIRAVNEGGVGEPRELEEGVLAMPPPAPPRFDLQGKAKNQMVVRAGSALCLQLSFTGSPPPVVSWSRDGIPTQGREAITKGKTHSQFLISSSQRSDAGVYRAHLKNDYGEAHYDISVRVTDFPRPPRNLRLVEEVPGTVTLQWDHTPDLGDDEGGHYVILKRDASTSSWFTTAECVYSNKYTVTGLLPGRKYYFRVMARNSIGDSDPLDSRESLIIAKEKEPISSLLMNEYTRTERQVKPAFILPLKDHAVRRGNDCTMSCAFLGMPIPQASWYKGEVQISDKPRFWQSTADGVCTLTIPSCVARDSGDYTLLLESPLGQARCSCNLLIFDKDDKSLLDNLTDRTAKEKLIM
- the LOC124488947 gene encoding immunoglobulin superfamily member 22-like isoform X1, with translation MMEMEKEMKTEMRGGLEMKMENEMKTEIEGGFEMKLENEIKTEIEGGLKMNMENEMKTEIEGGLEMKMENEMKTEIEGGLEMKMENEIKTEIEGGLEMKTENEMKTEIEGGLEMGIETKIGMGGRLEKEMKMEMEKEVKMRMEKGLELMGMGMEQLMEMRMSSSSSSSSASFSVSSTKPHKTSQTKAVEEHSVVQRKTSAVVESFSQLQKSPHVPVGESVPDFEERPRPITAQEGDKVSFKVKVTGTPSPTVTWERASGKPLSEGTKTFYDSINKQHVLKIKSLAMDDADVYKCIASNEHGHSIYSISLIVTDNPAMDFKKMLKKRSVPVGRREGRKPPTEEEMLKILSGAEKKDYEKICAEHGFTDFRGILKKLKEMKKKVEVEMVRVLKPLEDITAKVDSNVVFETILELKDPNTKMRWLLGTELLRIQYSLGKYKVKQLGTKHTLCISRVSLDDMGTYTLQVGDTTLSARLTVVDEPLGFGSELKPMRVTERQTAVFEVRLSKRTDVPLVWKVKGKEVKRDEKFDVSVSDDGLTYTLKIKDVRASDTGEYTMNIGDLTTSAPLFIERLPINFSSPLKNVRVKEKGKARLECEISTKDVHVRWLKDGRDITNDPRYIFMREGKRAEVIVEDCDLADTGEYAVVCTQDSDEHEYVTSANLTVDERFATVKSDMLDAQCPTGSPAELCVVLNDEKVDGVWLRDGVEVSELSGVQVVKQGAVHKLLFTGVSDAHQGKYTFRAKGAESEAVLTIADPPEIDPALLELLGAQPVTVKAGQTATIKIPFRGRPPPKVTWYKDGLEMLEDERTKVERTADSTTLVLSRCEREDSGAIMVRLKSDCGTATANLHLNVLDRPKPPQGKVEFPERTGRCITMKWKAPKDNGGQQVSSFVVERRPAGKKSWVRVGEVESNATTFSDVKVEEGKAYQYRIRAANSQGLSDALETEDVYAGEPIEPPGMASQPQVCDVTKEAVTVSWCAPGQDGGAAVLGYVLERRKKGSNMWVPVNTEPLTDTKCVVDGLVEDVEYEFRVTSINRAGAGSPSTASNFVLAKDPLRAPGLVRDLAVSDSSNSSISLSWKPPELGDQPSGYILEVRPDDAKEWTKNTKIPIASTAYTVTGLQERMKYFFRIRAVNEGGVGEPRELEEGVLAMPPPAPPRFDLQGKAKNQMVVRAGSALCLQLSFTGSPPPVVSWSRDGIPTQGREAITKGKTHSQFLISSSQRSDAGVYRAHLKNDYGEAHYDISVRVTDFPRPPRNLRLVEEVPGTVTLQWDHTPDLGDDEGGHYVILKRDASTSSWFTTAECVYSNKYTVTGLLPGRKYYFRVMARNSIGDSDPLDSRESLIIAKEKEPISSLLMNEYTRTERQVKPAFILPLKDHAVRRGNDCTMSCAFLGMPIPQASWYKGEVQISDKPRFWQSTADGVCTLTIPSCVARDSGDYTLLLESPLGQARCSCNLLIFDKDDKSLLDNLTDRTAKEKLIM